Proteins co-encoded in one Arachis hypogaea cultivar Tifrunner chromosome 11, arahy.Tifrunner.gnm2.J5K5, whole genome shotgun sequence genomic window:
- the LOC112722013 gene encoding uncharacterized protein: protein MGATPFYHSILGVRLPKHFDKSIDMRYDGTQDPQEHLTAFEARMNLEGVGDEVRCRAFPVTLAGPAIRWFNVLSQGSITTFVDISRAFLAQFTTRIAKAKHPINLLGVTQRTGEPTRKYLNRFNDKCLKIDGLTDLVASLCLTNGLLNEDFRKYLTTKPVWTMQEIQNVAREYINDEEVSQVVAANKRQPTYSNARPSGGGERSKEHSRDGGSAKTFKPFPRVGKFTNYTPLAAPIVEVFQQIADKGILSKPRQLKDRMGGNKSLYCDYHKGYGHKTQDCFDLKDALEQAIREGKLVVFSNLIREPRRRDRSTHDKSCAVRQRREPEEDSERGLTVVNVVIGRVVPPDRNRLARRTPRS from the coding sequence ATGGGGGCAACCCCTTTCTACCACTCGATCCTTGGAGTACGACTGCCGAAGCACTTTGATAAGTCGATAGATATGAGGTACGACGGTACTCAAGATCCCCAGGAacatctaacggccttcgaggccaggatgaacctggaaggggTAGGCGACGAAGTAAGGTGTCGGGCTTTCCCGGTAACCTTAGCTGGGCCGGCGATTCGTTGGTTCAATGTCCTCTCCCAAGGCTCCATAACCACGTTTGTCGACATCAGTCGCGCCTTCTTAGCCCAGTTCACCACGCGTATCGCCAAAGCGAAACACCCGATTAATCTGCTAGGAGTGACACAACGAACCGGCGAGCCGACCAGGAAGTACCTGAACAGATTCAATGATAAGTGCCTGAAGATTGATGGCCTAACCGATTTGGTGGCCAGTTTGTGCTTAACCAATGGGCTACTAAATGAGGATTTCAGAAAATACCTTACCACCAAACCCGTCTGGACAATGCAGGAAATTCAGAACGTAGCCAGGGAATATATCAATGATGAAGAAGTAAGTCAGGTCGTGGCAGCCAATAAACGGCAGCCAACATACTCTAATGCCCGCCCATCCGGCGGCGGGGAAAGGTCTAAGGAACACTCCAGAGACGGAGGATCGGCCAAGACTTTCAAGCCCTTTCCCCGTGTTGGgaagttcaccaactacacccccctAGCGGCTCCAATCGTCGAGGTCTTTCAGCAGATCGCCGACAAGGGCATCTTGTCGAAGCCCCGACAACTCAAGGATAGGATGGGAGGAAACAAGAGCCTCTATTGTGATTATCATAAGGGTTATGGCCACAAGACCCAAGACTGTTTTGACCTGAAAGACGCCCTGGAGCAAGCCATTCGGGAAGGAAAGTTGGTTGTGTTCTCCAACCTAATAAGGGAACCAAGGAGGAGGGACCGATCAACTCATGACAAAAGCTGCGCCGTAAGGCAAAGACGGGAACCTGAGGAGGACAGTGAGCGTGGCCTTACTGTGGTAAATGTGGTGATTGGAAGGGTCGTCCCCCCAGATCGAAATCGACTAGCAAGAAGGACACCAAGGTCTTAG
- the LOC112722011 gene encoding uncharacterized protein codes for MTWAVELFQYDLQYEPRHTIKAQAMADFLVEVTGDPAGHRAHSGSSTFTEHPIKQYEALLGGLTLAREVGATRLEVCSDSQVVTSQINGTYQARDSLLQKYLEKVKELSKQFEEVTIQHVPRERNTRADLLSKLASTKPGTGNRSLIQGLIKEPVVALHLTQSDPSWMDPIIDFLEKARLPSDEKVAKAIRREAAKYAVIQGQLFKRGLSQPLLKCLRPDQTDYVLREVHEGCCGHHIGGKALTRKLVRVRYYWPSMMADSKEFVRRCKRCQENSNLHKAPATELSLLTASRPFLQWGIDLLGPFLVGPGQVKYLIVAIDYYKKWIEAEPLASISSANCRKFMWRQVIERFGIPKAVISDNGTQFADKKFGEFLAGLGIKQKFSSIEHPQTNGQVEAANKVILQDLKKRLDQKKGA; via the exons ATGACTTGGGCTGTTGAACTTTTCCAATATGACCTACAGTATGAACCCAGGCACACGATCAAAGCTCAGGCCATGGCTGACTTCCTAGTAGAGGTGACAGGGGACCCTGCCGGACACCGAGCACACAGTGGAAGCTCCACGTTCACGGAGCATCCAATCAAAC aatacgaggccctGCTGGGCGGCCTAACTTTAGCAAGAGAGGTCGGAGCTACCAGACTGGAAGTATGTAGCGACTCGCAGGTCGTAACTTCTCAGATCAATGGGACCTACCAGGCTAGAGACTCACTGTTACAGAAGTATCTGGAGAAAGTCAAAGAGTTGAGTAAGCAATTTGAGGAGGTCACGATCCAGCACGTTCCGagggaaaggaacacacgggcagacctcctgtCCAAGCTAGCGAGCACAAAACCAGGAACTGGCAACCGGTCTCTCATTCAGGGTTTGATAAAAGAACCAGTAGTGGCTTTACATCTGACCCAGTCAGATCCCTCTTGGATGGACCCGATCATCGACTTCCTAGAAAAGGCCAGGCTCCCCAGTGACGAGAAGGTGGCCAAAGCGATAAGGCGTGAAGCGGCTAAGTATGCGGTCATACAAGGCCAGTTGTTTAAAAGAGGGCTGAGCCAACCGCTGCTGAAGTGCCTACgccccgaccaaacggactatGTCCTCAGAGAAGTCCACGAAGGATGCTGTGGCCACCATATTGGAGGAAAGGCCCTAACCAGAAAGCTCGTCAGAGTCAGATATTACTGGCCCTCTATGATGGCAGATTCCAAAGAATTTGTGAGAAGGTGCAAAAGATGCCAGGAGAATTCCAACCTCCACAAAGCACCAGCGACTGAACTTAGCCTACTGACGGCTTCCCGACCTTTCTTACAATGGGGAATTGATCTCTTAGGACCCTTCCTGGTCGGGCCAGGGCAGGTCAAATACCTGATAGTGGCCATTGATTATTATAAAAAGTGGATAGAGGCCGAGCCGTTGGCTAGCATATCCTCGGCAAATTgcaggaagttcatgtggaggcaggtaaTAGAAAGATTTGGTATCCCGAAAGCCGTTATCTCGGATAACGGGACACAGTTCGCCGATAAAAAATTTGGGGAATTTCTTGCCGGTTTGGGCATAAAGCAAAAGTTCTCGTCAATTGAGCACCCCCAAACCAACGGGCAAGTTGAAGCTGCGAACAAGGTCATCTTGCAGGACCTCAAGAAGCGACTCGACCAAAAAAAGGGAGCGTGA